The DNA region ACTTCGTGGCGAGGACGGCCTGTTCGCGCCGGTGGCCGGTGAGGGCGCGGCCGAGCAGCTCCTCGTTGTGCCCGTCGCCGTAGTAGTCGGAGGTGTCGAGCAGGGTGACGCCGAGGTCGAGCGCGCGGTGGATGGTGGCGGTCGACGTGGCGTCGTCCGAGGTGCCGTAGGCATCGCTCATCCCCATGCAGCCGAGTCCCTGTGCGGAGACCGTGAGGGCGCCGAGCCTGCGGGTGGGCATGCCGGTCATGTCGTACCTCCTGGTGGAGCGGTGTTCTTGGGCGTGACCCTAGGAGTTGGAGTGCGCTCCACCGCAAACAGTTTCCGCGGTGGCCGAGGCGGGCGTGGAGGGCCGGCCCCAACCCGGCCTCCCAGCAGGAGCTGAACGCGGCGGGCGCGCGCTGCGCCGACGTCACCGTCCCGCTCGGCCACGCCGACCCGGACGGCCGCACCCTCCCGACCGCCGTGTCCCGGATCAAGGCGACCGCACCCGAGTCCGAGCGCCGCGGCGTCCTGCTCACCAACCCGGGCGGACCCGGCGGCACGGGACTCGCGTACCCCCTCGGGCTGCGCCCCGCCCTCAAGGACGTCGCGCCTCAAGGACGTCGCGGGCCGCTACGACCTGATCGGCTTCGACCCGCGCTTCCTCGGCGGGAGCACCCCGATCACCTGCGACCCCGCCGACAAGCCCGCCCCGCCCGCGACGACGAGCCCACGCGCGGACTTCGACGCGGCGGTGCGCGACGCCTGCGAGGACGCGCGCGGCCGCCACGCGGTACGAGCGGTTCCAGCGCTCGGGGGCGCCCGAACTCGCCGCGATGCTGAAGATGCTGAACTCGCCCGAGGCCGCGGGCAGCATGCTCGGTGGCATGTTCTTCATGTGCGGCGACGGCGGCTGGCCCGCGGCCACGGCGTGTACGGCCGTGCGGTCGACGGTCCGACCCCGGTGCCGTGCGCCGACGCGCCGTCAACGACTGCCTCCGGAGCGGCGAACTGCCGGACAGCGACCGGGAGTGCCCGGCTCCACGGTCGGCTGACCACGCCGGTGGCACCGGCCCCATGAGGCGGCCGACCCCGCCCGGAGTCACGCGAAGGCGTCGAGCCCGGTGAGTCCGGCGGACAGCTCCCACAGCCTGGCCGCCGCGACCGGGTCCACCGCCCACGGCTTCACGCCGCCGACCAGCATGTCGTCGGTCGTGGCGGGCCCCGCGATGTCGCAGTCCTGGCAGTAGGCGCCGCCGTGGCCCTCAAGGAGGGGCGACGTCGCCGCCCACACGGCCGTGGCCGCGCCCTGCGCCGGGGACTTGAAGCCGTCGGCGGGCCTGCCGTCGCGGTCCATCCAGCCCCGCGCGATCTGCTGCTCGCGCGGGACGTGGCGCTGGAGCGGGGTGAGGACGCTGCCCGGGTGGACGGCGAAGGCGCGCGGGCCCCGGTCGCCGGTGAGGGCGTCCAGGTGCCGGGCGAACAGGGCGTTCGCCGTCTTGGACTGGGCGTAGGCGAGCCACGGGTCGTAGGGGGAGCGGCGGAAGTGCGGGTCGTCCCAGCGGACGTCGGAGAGGAAGTGGCCCGACGACGCCACCGACACGACGCGGGCGCGGCCCGGGGTCAGCGCCGGGGCGATGAGGTTGACCAGGGCGTGGTGGCCGAGGTGGTTCACCGCGAAGTGGGCCTCCCAGCCGGGGCCGACGCGGGTCTCGGGGCAGGCCATGATGCCCGCGTTCGCGATGAGGATGTCGACGGCGCGGCCGCTCGCGAGGACGCCGTCGGCGAAGGCGCGGACGCTGCCGAGGTCCGCGAGGTCGAGCGCGGCGACTTCGGTGCCGGGGGTGTCGCGCAGGGCGGCCGCGGCCGTCTCCGGCCTGCGTGCCGGGACGACCACGTGGGCCCCGGCGCGGGCGAGGGCGCGGGTGGCTGCGAGGCCGAGCCCGGAGTAGCCGCCGGTGATCACGGCGGTCCTGCCGGTGAGGTCGACGCCCCGCAGTACGTCGTCGGCCGTGCTGCGGGCGTCGTGGCCGGAGCCGAGGGGGTGCTGGGCGGTGGTCCTGTTCGTCATGCGAAGGACGCTAGAACCTAGACTGCGATCTAGATCAAGCTCGGCCCGGAGCCGGATCGAGCCGGGCCCGGGGCCGGATCGAGCTCGGTGTGGAGGGGGACGTGGACGTGGGGAACGCGGTCGCGGGAGAGCCCGCCGGACTGTCCATCGGTGACGTCGCCGCAGCCACCGGCCTCAGCGTGCACGCCCTGCGCTTCTTCGAGCGCGAGGAGCTGTTCCTGCGGCCGATCCCCCGGACCGGCGGCGGTCGGCGCGTGTACGCGCCCGCCGATGTGGAGTGGCTGGCCCTGTGCAACCGGCTGCGGGAGTCCGGCATGCCGATCGCCGAACTGAAGCGGTTTGCCGGACTTGTCCGGTCGGGGCCGGGGAACGAGGCCGAGCGGCTCGCCCTGCTCCAGGAGCACGAGCGGGCCGTGCGCGCCCGGATCGCCGACCTCGGCGCGAGCCTGGAGATCATCCACGGCAAGGTCGTCGCGTACGAGAAGCACGTGCGCGAGGGCACGGCGGCGGGGGTGTGGGTGCCCGGGGCGTCCCGGTGACCGGACGCCGTGCCGCGGCCGGAACTCGGACGAGGGCCCTGTCAGTGCCCCCGCCCGCACGAGATATCTTGATGTCGAGCAATGTTGCAGACGTGGAGCGGAGCACCCGGTGACTGACTCGACCATCATCTACACCCACACTGACGAGGCCCCCGCCCTCGCGACGTATTCCTTCCTGCCGGTGATCCAGGCGTACGCCTCGACCGCCGGCGTGGGCGTCGAGACCCGTGACATCTCCCTGGCGGGCCGGATCATCGCGAGCTTCCCGGAGCGCCTGGAGGCGGGCCAGCGCATCGACGACGCGCTCGCCGAGCTGGGTGAGCTGGCCAAGACGCCGCAGGCGAACATCATCAAGCTGCCGAACATCTCGGCTTCCATCCCGCAGCTGAAGGCCGCCGTCGCCGAGCTGCAGGAGCAGGGCTACGCGCTGCCCGACTACCCGGACGACCCGAAGACCGACGAGGAGCGCGACATCCGCGCCCGCTACGACAAGGTCAAGGGCTCCGCCGTCAACCCGGTCCTGCGCGAGGGCAACTCCGACCGCCGCGCCCCCGCGTCGGTCAAGAACTACGCCCGCAAGCACCCGCACCGCATGGGCGCCTGGACGGCCGACTCCAAGACGAACGTCGCCACCATGGGCGGACACGACTTCCGCTCGACGGAGAAGTCCGTCGTGATCGAGAAGGACGGCGCGCTCAGGATCGAGCTGGTCGCCGACAACGGCTCCACCACCGTCCTGCGCGAGTCCGTGCCGGTCCTCGCCGGTGAGGTCGTCGACGCCTCCGTGATGCGCGTCGCCGCGCTGCGCGAGTTCCTGACCGCCCAGGTCGCCAAGGCCAAGGCCGACGGCGTGCTGTTCTCGGTGCACCTCAAGGCGACGATGATGAAGGTCTCCGACCCGATCGTCTTCGGCCACGTCGTACGCGCCTTCTTCCCGAAGACGTTCGCGGCCTTCGGCGCCGACCTCGCCGCGGCAGGACTCACCCCGAACGACGGCCTCGGCGGCATCTACAAGGGCCTGGAGGCGCTGCCGAACGGCGCCGCGATCAAGGCGTCCTTCGAGGCCGAGCTGGCCGAGGGCCCCGAGCTCGCCATGGTCGACTCCGACAAGGGCATCACCAACCTGCACGTGCCGTCCGACGTCATCGTCGACGCCTCCATGCCGGCCATGATCCGCACCTCCGGCCACATGTGGGACAAGGACGGCGCCGAGGCCGACACCCTCGCGGTCATCCCGGACTCCTCCTACGCGGGCGTGTACCAGGTCGTCATCGACGACTGCCGCGCCAAGGGCGCCTACGACCCGGCCACCATGGGCTCGGTTCCGAACGTCGGCCTGATGGCGCAGAAGGCCGAGGAGTACGGCTCCCACGACAAGACCTTCGAGATCCCCACCGCCGGCACGGTCCGCCTCGTCGACGCCGACGGCAACGCCCTCATCGAGCAGGCGGTCTCCGAGGGCGACATCTTCCGCGCCTGCCAGACCAAGGACGCCCCGATCAAGGACTGGGTGAAGCTGGCAGTCAGCCGCGCCCGCGCCACCGGCGACCCGGCCGTCTTCTGGCTGGACGCCACCCGCGCCCACGACGCCAACCTGATCGCCAAGGTCGAGGCGTACCTGCCGGAGTTCGACACCGAGGGCCTGGACATCAGGGTCCTGTCCCCGGTCGAGGCCACCAAGCTGTCCGTGGAGCGCATCCGCGAGGGCCTCAACACGATCTCCGTCACCGGCAACGTCCTGCGTGACTACCTGACCGACCTGTTCCCGATCCTGGAGCTCGGCACCAGCGCCAAGATGCTCTCGGTGGTCCCGCTGATGAACGGCGGCGGCCTCTTCGAGACGGGCGCGGGCGGCTCCGCCCCGAAGCACGTGCAGCAGCTGGTCAAGGAGGACTACCTGCGCTGGGACAGCCTCGGCGAGTTCCTCGCGCTCGCGGTGTCCTTCGAGCACCTCGCGCAGACCACGGGCAACGCGCGCGCCCAGATCCTCGCGGACACCCTGGACCGCGCGACGGCGACCTTCCTGGAGGAGAACAAGTCGCCGAGCCGCAAGCTGGGCGGCATCGACAACCGCGGCAGCCACTTCTACCTGTCCCTGTACTGGGCCCAGGAGCTGGCCAAGCAGACCGACGACGCCCAGCTCGCCGAGGCGTTCGGCCCGCTCGCCAAGACGCTGACCGAGCAGGAGCAGACGATCGTCGGCGAGCTGATCGCCGCCCAGGGCAAGCCGGCCGACATCGGCGGCTACTACCAGCCCGACCCGGCGAAGGCCTCGGCGGTCATGCGTCCGTCGGCCACCTTCAACCAGGCGATCGCCTCGCTTGCCTGACGCGCCCGGCGCCCCGCGCGCCCGACGCACCGCTTGTTCACCGCCCCGGTCGGCAGCCGCCGACCGGGGCGGTCGTGCGCGTACGTCGGCCCGGTGACCGCCGGTGCGGCCGGGCCCGCCCGCGCCGTTCCTTCAGGCATCTGAACTGTCAGCCGTTCCTGCCGGTCCGCGCCGCCCCGGTGCCATGATGGGCGGGCGCCGATCACCTTGGGGGACGGGACGCGGCCCGGCTGCCGGGCCCGGCGGCGCCTCACCGACAGCCGGTGCCGGCGGGTGTCGCGGATCCCCATTGTATAAACGTGCGGCGCAATGTATATTCATGCCATCCATGCAGGAGGAATCCATGAAGGTACGCGCAGCGGTCGCGGGAGCGAGCGGATACGCGGGCGGCGAGCTGCTGAGGCTCCTCGCCGTGCACCCCGAGGTCGAGATCGGCACCCTCACCGCCCACTCGAACGCGGGCGAGCGCCTGGGCGCGCTCCAGCCGCACCTGGCCCCGCTCGCCGAGCGCGTCCTCGCGCCGACCACCGCCGAGAGCCTGGCGGGCCACGACGTCGTCTTCCTCGCCCTGCCGCACGGCCAGTCCGCCGCCGTCGCCGAACAGCTCGGCCCGGACGTGCTCGTCGTCGACATGGGCGCCGACTTCCGCCTCGAGGACGCGGCCGACTGGGAGAAGTTCTACGGCAGCCCCCACGCGGGCACCTGGCCGTACGGGCTGCCCGAGCTGCCCGGCGCCCGCGCCGCCCTCGCGGGCAGCAAGCGCGTCGCGGTCCCGGGGTGCTACCCCACGGCCGTCTCGCTCGCGCTCTTCCCCGCGTACGCCGCCGGGCTCGTCGAGGACGAGGCGGTGATCGTCGCGGCGTCCGGGACCTCCGGCGCGGGCAAGGCGGCCAAGCCGCACCTGCTCGGCTCCGAGGTCATGGGCTCCATGTCGCCGTACGGCGTCGGCGGAGCGCACCGGCACACGCCGGAGATGATCCAGAACCTGAGCGCGGTCGCGGGCACCCGCGTCACGGTCTCCTTCACCCCGACGCTGGCCCCCATGCCGCGCGGCATCCTCGCCACGTGCAGCGCCAAGGCCAAGCCGGGCGTGACCGCGGAGAGCGTCCGCGCGGCGTACGAGAAGGCCTTCGCCGAAGAACCGTTCGTGCACCTGCTCCCCGAGGGCCAGTGGCCGGCCACCGCGTCCGTGTACGGGTCCAACACCGCGCACGTCCAGGTCGCCCACGACCCGGCGTCCGGCCGCGTGATCGTGATCAGCGCCATCGACAACCTCGCCAAGGGCACCGCCGGTGGCGCGGTGCAGAGCATGAACATCGCCCTGGGCCTCCCGGAGGAGCTGGGGCTGCCCACCATCGGGGTCGCGCCGTGATCGGCGCGCCCGCGGCCGCCGGGCCGCATCCGACGACCGCCGACAAGGAGACGCAGTGAGTGTCACGGCAGCCAAGGGGTTCCGGGCGGCGGGCATCGCCGCCGGGATCAAGGAGAGCGGCAACCCGGACCTGGCCCTCGTGGTCAACGAGGGTCCTCGCCTGGCCGCCGCGGGCGTCTTCACGTCCAACCGCGTGAAGGCCGCGCCGGTCCTGTGGTCCGAGCAGGTCCTCAAGGGCGGGCAGGTGTCGGCGGTCGTCCTCAACTCCGGCGGCGCCAACGCCTGCACGGGCCCGCGGGGCTTCCAGGACACGCACGCCACGGCCGAGAAGGTCGCCGGCACGCTCGGCCTGAACGCGGGCGAGGTCGCCGTCGCGTCGACCGGACTCATCGGCGTGACGCTCCCCATGGACAAGCTCCTGCCGGGCGTCGAGACGGCGGTCGCGGCCCTGTCCGCGCACGGCGGCGAGAAGGCCGCCATCGCCATCAAGACCACCGACAGCGTGCACAAGACCGCGGTCGTCGAGGGCGATGGCTGGACGGTCGGCGGCATGGCCAAGGGCGCGGGCATGCTCGCCCCCGGCCTCGCCACGATGCTCGTCGTCCTCACCACCGACGCCGACATCCCGGCCCCCGACCTCGACAAGGCCCTGCGCGAGGCGACCCGGCTCACCTTCGACCGGGTCGACTCCGACGGCTGCATGTCCACCAACGACACCGTGCTCCTGCTCGCCTCCGGCGCCTCCGGAGCGACCCCGGAGTACGCGGAGTTCGCCGAGGCCGTCCGCACCGTCTGCGACGACCTGGCGCGCCAGCTCATCGGCGACGCCGAGGGCGCGAGCAAGGACATCCGCATCGAGGTCATCGGCGCCGCCGACGAGGACGACGCCGTCGAGGTGGGCCGCTCCATCGCCCGCAACAACCTCCTCAAGTGCGCCATCCACGGCGAGGACCCGAACTGGGGCCGCGTGCTCTCCGCCATCGGCACCACGTCCGCGACCTTCGAGCCGGACCGCCTGAACGTCGCCATCAACGACGTCTGGGTCTGCAAGAACGGCTCGGTCGGCGAGGACCGCGACCTGGTGGACATGCGCTACCGCGAGGTGCGGATCACCGCCGACCTCGCCGCCGGGTCCGCGTCCGCCGTCATCTGGGCCAACGACCTCACCGCCGACTACGTCCACGAGAACAGCGCGTACTCCTCGTAGCCCGTACCGCACCCGCTCGTCCCCCTTCCCCGCGCGGTACGTCCTCTCCACCTGGAAAGCCCCATGAACACCCGCAAGCACACCGCACTGCCCAAGGCGCAGATCCTGATCGAGGCGCTGCCCTGGCTGACCCGCCACCGCGGCAAGACCGTCGTCATCAAGTTCGGCGGCAACGCCATGGTGGACAAGGACCTCAAGGCCGCGTTCGCCCAGGACGTCGTGTTCCTGCACCACGCCGGGCTGCGCCCGGTCGTGGTGCACGGCGGCGGCCCGCAGATCAGCGCCCAGCTCGACAAACAGGGCCTGGTCAGCGAGTTCAAGGCGGGACTTCGCGTGACGACGCCGGAGGCCATGGACGTCGTCCGGATGGTCCTCGCCGGGCAGGTGCAGCGCGAGCTCGTGGGGCTGCTCAACGAACACGGCCCCCTCGCCGTGGGCCTCACCGGCGAGGACGCGCACACCATCACCGCGACCCGGCACCGGCCGCTGATCGAGGGCGAGCTCGTCGACATCGGTCAGGTCGGCGAGGTCACCGAGATCGACACCGGCGCCATCGAGGCGCTGCTCGCGGACGGCCGCATCCCGGTCGTCTCCTCGATCGCCCGCTCCCAGGACGAAGGTGGCAAGGGGCATGTCTACAACGTCAATGCTGATACGGCGGCTGCGGCACTCGCTGCGGCGCTTGGTGCCGAGACGCTGATGGTGCTCACGGATGTGGAGGGCCTCTACGAGGACTGGCCGCACAGCGACGACGTCATCAGCCGCCTGACCGCCACCGAGCTGGAGAAGCTCATCCCCGAGCTGTCCAGCGGCATGGTGCCGAAGATGCGGGGCTGCCTGCACGCCGTGCGCAACGGCGTGCACACCGCGCGCGTCATCGACGGGCGCGTCCAGCACTCGATCCTGCTGGAGATCTTCACCGACGAGGGAATCGGCACGATGGTCGTGCCGGACGAACTGACCGAGCCGCACGAGGGGGACCCGGCATGACCACCAACCAGGAGCTGACCCGGCGCTGGCAGGGCGCGCTGATGGACAACTACGGCACGCCCCGCATCCCGCTGGTCCGCGGCGCGGGCAGCACGCTGTGGGACGCCGACGGCAAGGAGTACACCGACTTCGTCGGCGGCATCGCCGTGAACGCCCTCGGCCACGCCCACCCCGCGGTCGTGGAGGCCGTGTCCCGGCAGATCGGCGCACTCGGCCACGTCTCGAACCTCTTCGTCGCCGAGCCGCCCGTCGCGCTCGCCGAGCGGCTGCTCGACCTCTTCGGCCGCGACGGCCGGGTGTTCTTCTGCAACTCGGGCGCGGAGGCCAACGAGGGCGCGTTCAAGATCGGCCGCCTGACGGGCCGCACCCACATGGTCGCCACCGACGGCGGCTTCCACGGCCGCACCATGGGCGCCCTCGCCCTCACCGGCCAGCCCGGCAAGCAGGAGCCCTTCCTGCCGCTGCCCGGCGACGTCACGCACGTCCCGTACGGGGACGTGGAGGCCCTGCGCGCCGCCGTCACCGAGGACACCGCCTTCGTGATCATCGAGCCGATCCAGGGCGAGAACGGCGCCGTCGTCCCGCCCACCGGCTATCTGAAGGCGGCCCGCGACATCACCCGCGCCACCGGGACGCTGCTCGTCCTCGACGAGGTGCAGACCGGAATCGGCCGTACCGGCCACTGGTTCGCACACCTCGCGCAGGAGGGCGTGGACCCGGAC from Streptomyces flavofungini includes:
- a CDS encoding NADP-dependent isocitrate dehydrogenase, giving the protein MTDSTIIYTHTDEAPALATYSFLPVIQAYASTAGVGVETRDISLAGRIIASFPERLEAGQRIDDALAELGELAKTPQANIIKLPNISASIPQLKAAVAELQEQGYALPDYPDDPKTDEERDIRARYDKVKGSAVNPVLREGNSDRRAPASVKNYARKHPHRMGAWTADSKTNVATMGGHDFRSTEKSVVIEKDGALRIELVADNGSTTVLRESVPVLAGEVVDASVMRVAALREFLTAQVAKAKADGVLFSVHLKATMMKVSDPIVFGHVVRAFFPKTFAAFGADLAAAGLTPNDGLGGIYKGLEALPNGAAIKASFEAELAEGPELAMVDSDKGITNLHVPSDVIVDASMPAMIRTSGHMWDKDGAEADTLAVIPDSSYAGVYQVVIDDCRAKGAYDPATMGSVPNVGLMAQKAEEYGSHDKTFEIPTAGTVRLVDADGNALIEQAVSEGDIFRACQTKDAPIKDWVKLAVSRARATGDPAVFWLDATRAHDANLIAKVEAYLPEFDTEGLDIRVLSPVEATKLSVERIREGLNTISVTGNVLRDYLTDLFPILELGTSAKMLSVVPLMNGGGLFETGAGGSAPKHVQQLVKEDYLRWDSLGEFLALAVSFEHLAQTTGNARAQILADTLDRATATFLEENKSPSRKLGGIDNRGSHFYLSLYWAQELAKQTDDAQLAEAFGPLAKTLTEQEQTIVGELIAAQGKPADIGGYYQPDPAKASAVMRPSATFNQAIASLA
- a CDS encoding MerR family transcriptional regulator; this translates as MGNAVAGEPAGLSIGDVAAATGLSVHALRFFEREELFLRPIPRTGGGRRVYAPADVEWLALCNRLRESGMPIAELKRFAGLVRSGPGNEAERLALLQEHERAVRARIADLGASLEIIHGKVVAYEKHVREGTAAGVWVPGASR
- the argJ gene encoding bifunctional glutamate N-acetyltransferase/amino-acid acetyltransferase ArgJ, whose amino-acid sequence is MSVTAAKGFRAAGIAAGIKESGNPDLALVVNEGPRLAAAGVFTSNRVKAAPVLWSEQVLKGGQVSAVVLNSGGANACTGPRGFQDTHATAEKVAGTLGLNAGEVAVASTGLIGVTLPMDKLLPGVETAVAALSAHGGEKAAIAIKTTDSVHKTAVVEGDGWTVGGMAKGAGMLAPGLATMLVVLTTDADIPAPDLDKALREATRLTFDRVDSDGCMSTNDTVLLLASGASGATPEYAEFAEAVRTVCDDLARQLIGDAEGASKDIRIEVIGAADEDDAVEVGRSIARNNLLKCAIHGEDPNWGRVLSAIGTTSATFEPDRLNVAINDVWVCKNGSVGEDRDLVDMRYREVRITADLAAGSASAVIWANDLTADYVHENSAYSS
- the argB gene encoding acetylglutamate kinase yields the protein MNTRKHTALPKAQILIEALPWLTRHRGKTVVIKFGGNAMVDKDLKAAFAQDVVFLHHAGLRPVVVHGGGPQISAQLDKQGLVSEFKAGLRVTTPEAMDVVRMVLAGQVQRELVGLLNEHGPLAVGLTGEDAHTITATRHRPLIEGELVDIGQVGEVTEIDTGAIEALLADGRIPVVSSIARSQDEGGKGHVYNVNADTAAAALAAALGAETLMVLTDVEGLYEDWPHSDDVISRLTATELEKLIPELSSGMVPKMRGCLHAVRNGVHTARVIDGRVQHSILLEIFTDEGIGTMVVPDELTEPHEGDPA
- a CDS encoding oxidoreductase, which translates into the protein MTNRTTAQHPLGSGHDARSTADDVLRGVDLTGRTAVITGGYSGLGLAATRALARAGAHVVVPARRPETAAAALRDTPGTEVAALDLADLGSVRAFADGVLASGRAVDILIANAGIMACPETRVGPGWEAHFAVNHLGHHALVNLIAPALTPGRARVVSVASSGHFLSDVRWDDPHFRRSPYDPWLAYAQSKTANALFARHLDALTGDRGPRAFAVHPGSVLTPLQRHVPREQQIARGWMDRDGRPADGFKSPAQGAATAVWAATSPLLEGHGGAYCQDCDIAGPATTDDMLVGGVKPWAVDPVAAARLWELSAGLTGLDAFA
- the argC gene encoding N-acetyl-gamma-glutamyl-phosphate reductase, with product MKVRAAVAGASGYAGGELLRLLAVHPEVEIGTLTAHSNAGERLGALQPHLAPLAERVLAPTTAESLAGHDVVFLALPHGQSAAVAEQLGPDVLVVDMGADFRLEDAADWEKFYGSPHAGTWPYGLPELPGARAALAGSKRVAVPGCYPTAVSLALFPAYAAGLVEDEAVIVAASGTSGAGKAAKPHLLGSEVMGSMSPYGVGGAHRHTPEMIQNLSAVAGTRVTVSFTPTLAPMPRGILATCSAKAKPGVTAESVRAAYEKAFAEEPFVHLLPEGQWPATASVYGSNTAHVQVAHDPASGRVIVISAIDNLAKGTAGGAVQSMNIALGLPEELGLPTIGVAP
- a CDS encoding acetylornithine transaminase; amino-acid sequence: MTTNQELTRRWQGALMDNYGTPRIPLVRGAGSTLWDADGKEYTDFVGGIAVNALGHAHPAVVEAVSRQIGALGHVSNLFVAEPPVALAERLLDLFGRDGRVFFCNSGAEANEGAFKIGRLTGRTHMVATDGGFHGRTMGALALTGQPGKQEPFLPLPGDVTHVPYGDVEALRAAVTEDTAFVIIEPIQGENGAVVPPTGYLKAARDITRATGTLLVLDEVQTGIGRTGHWFAHLAQEGVDPDVVTLAKGLGGGLPLGATVAFGPTADLLKPGHHGTTFGGNPVACAAGLAVIDTVVAEGLLENTKRAGEKLRDGIESAGHALVDHVRGAGLLLGIVLTEPLAVQVQQAAQDAGFLVNAPAPDVVRLMPPLNVRDTEVDAFLRALPGVLDQANAANGADAGNAGNGDGRTGE